The DNA region ACGGGGGTGGGCCGCCCGGCGGCGAGCAGTGACTGCCAGGCCGCCTGGACGGCGGCGGCCGCCGCGTGCCGGGTCCGGGAGCCGGGGTCGGCCGCGCATGCCGCCGCGGCGTCGAGGGCGCGGGCGGTGGCGCGGCGTTCAGGGCCTTCCCTCCGCCACAGGGCCGGACAGACGGTGACCAGCCAGGAGAAGGCCCCGGCGGCCAGTGCCAGGGCGAGGTGCCCGGGCACCTGTCCGAGCTCCTGAGGCGCGAAGAGCGCGGCCGAGGTCACGAAGGTGAAGATCACGTTGCCCGGCGGGCCGATGCGGGTGGCGTCGCAGAAGGTCTTCTGCACGGCTGCGAGCACGGCGCCGACGGCGACCAGCACGGCCGTCGAGTCGGTGGCCGCGGCGGCGACCAGGGAGACGGCGAGGCCGGCGACCATGCCGAGGATCACCCGGACGACGGTGTGGGCGCGGCGGGCGTACGGAAGGTTGTGCCCGTAGAGGGCGCAGAGCGACCCGGCCATCGTGTACATCACGAGGTCGAGGCGGTCGACGGAGTAGAGCAGCAGGTTCGGGACGCCGGAAGCCACGACCACGCTCAGCGCGGGCTTGTACCAGGTCTCGGCCGGACTCTTCAGCCGGAGCGTACCGGTCACCGGCAATGTGTGGACGGATGGCTTCCGGGATCGCACAGCTGTATCACTCACCCCTGTAGATTAACAGGTATTACACCAGTAAACGATCCCGCCACGGGTCCCCGGACGGCCGGGAACGGCGGCGCCCCGCTCCGGTGGCCGGCGCCCCCGCAGTCGTGGCGTGCCGCACACACCAGCGTATGAAGGCGTCCGGCCGCTCGCCTCAGGAGGAACACGCGAAGCTCCCGGACGCCGGACGCACGGGCCATGGCCACGGCGCACGTCAGGAGCGACGCGCCGCACGGCATCGTCACCCGCCCGCGGCCGGCGGCTCGTCCGGCACCCGCAGGATCTCGGCCGCCTCCGACACCCGGCGCATCAGGTCGAAGAGCGACTGCTGCTCGCCGGAGGAGAGGGGGCCCAGGAAGACCTGGTTCATCCGGACCGTGCGCAGCGCGAGCTTCCGGTGCGTACGGGCGCCCTCGTCGGTGAGACGCAGCAGGGAGCGCCGGCCGTCGTGCGGGTCGCGCACCTTGTCCAGCAACCCCCTGCGCAGGAGCCGGGTGACCACCTCGGCGACGGTGGACCGGTCGAGACCGACCCGCTCCCCCACCGTCCGCTGATCGAGCCCGGGTTCGGCGGTGAGCGCGTTGAGGACGGCGAACTGGGGGGAGGTGATCTCCTCCGAGACCATCGAGTTCCAGAGCAGGTGGTGTGCCTGCTGGAGTCGCCGGGCCAGGTGTCCGGGGTGGGTGCTCAGGTCGACCGCCTGCACGGCACCGTCCTCTCCGTGTCCGCTGAAGTGCGAGCCGTTCGCAGATACGCAGTGTACTGAGGGCCTTGACCAGGTGGACAGGCCCTGGGTAGCTTCACGGGCACCACCATTTACTCAGTGCACTGAGCATCTCGGGCACTGGGCCGCACCACACCGCACCCGCATCGCATCGCATCGCATCGCATCGCATCGCATCGCATCGAGCGTGACCGGCCGAGCCGCCTCGCCTCTCCTCCGGAGCCGTGACATGACCGCATACCCACTCCCCGACGGACTGAGCCAGCAACAGATCGACGTCGAGGTGGCCCGGGCCCAGGCCGCCGCCCCGCCCGGCGCGCACCATCCGCCGCGCGACTACCCCCCGTACCGCAGCAGCCACTTCCGCCACCCGCACCGGCCGCTGATACCCGTGCGCGACCCCGAAGCCGTCGAGCTCTCCGGGCCGGCCTTCGGCCCCACGGACGTGACCGCACTGGACCGCGACCTCACCGCACAGCACCACGGGGAGCCCCTCGGTGAGCGCATCACCGTCAGCGGCCGGGTGCTGGACCGGGCCGGGCGCCCGGTGCGGGGGCAGCTCGTCGAGGTGTGGCAGGCCAACGCGTCGGGGCGGTACGCCCACCAGCTCGACCGGCATCCGGCCCCACTCGACCCGAACTTCACCGGCTTCGGACGCTGCCTGACCGACGACGACGGCGGCTACTCGTTCACCACGGTCAAGCCGGGCGCCTACCCGTGGCGCAACCACACCAACGCCTGGCGTCCCGCGCACATCCACTTCTCGCTGTTCGGGACGTCGTTCAGCCAGCGGCTGGTCACCCAGATGTACTTCCCCGGTGATCCGCTCTTCGCGTACGACCCGGTGCTCCGCTCCGTGACGGATCCCGCGGCCCGCGAGCGGCTCGTCTCGACGTACGACCACGATCTGTCCG from Streptomyces sp. B1I3 includes:
- a CDS encoding MarR family winged helix-turn-helix transcriptional regulator, with amino-acid sequence MQAVDLSTHPGHLARRLQQAHHLLWNSMVSEEITSPQFAVLNALTAEPGLDQRTVGERVGLDRSTVAEVVTRLLRRGLLDKVRDPHDGRRSLLRLTDEGARTHRKLALRTVRMNQVFLGPLSSGEQQSLFDLMRRVSEAAEILRVPDEPPAAGG
- the pcaH gene encoding protocatechuate 3,4-dioxygenase subunit beta, with translation MTAYPLPDGLSQQQIDVEVARAQAAAPPGAHHPPRDYPPYRSSHFRHPHRPLIPVRDPEAVELSGPAFGPTDVTALDRDLTAQHHGEPLGERITVSGRVLDRAGRPVRGQLVEVWQANASGRYAHQLDRHPAPLDPNFTGFGRCLTDDDGGYSFTTVKPGAYPWRNHTNAWRPAHIHFSLFGTSFSQRLVTQMYFPGDPLFAYDPVLRSVTDPAARERLVSTYDHDLSVPEWSLGYRWDIVLDGPHATWTEEGDA